A region of the Polynucleobacter sp. MWH-Braz-FAM2G genome:
ACTGATGCTTTGCTGGGGGCGGCTGGTTTAAACGATATTGGGCAGTTATTTCCAGATACTGACCCGCAATTTAAGGATATGGATAGCCGTATTTTGCTTAGGGCAGCTTTGCAAAAGGTTCAGGCCGCAGGGTTTCATATCGGCAATGTGGATGCAACAATCATCTGTCAAAAGCCAAAACTAGCTGATTTTTTGCCCGAAATGGTCAGAAATATAGCCACCGATTTGGCTGTTACCCCCAGCCACGTGAATCTCAAGGCCAAGACAAATGAATCTTTGGGTCACCTTGGAAGGGGTGAGGGCGTTGCCGTGCATGCGGTTGCTTTGCTCTATAAGGCCTAAAAGAACCTCTAAAACCGCAGGCATTGTAGAATTACGGTCTTTAGAGTGAAGTTTAAGCTTGGTAGTTTTGCGGATGTTCGCGAGGATGGCGAAATTGGTAGACGCACCAGGTTTAGGTCCTGACGCCAGAAATGGTGTGGGGGTTCGAGTCCCCCTCCTCGCACCACAAGATTACTACTTGGCTTGGACTTCACATTTCCAGATCTTCATTTAATAGACGAGAATGGCTGTGCAGATAGAAAATTTAGGTTCACTAGACCGCAAAATGACTTTGGAATTCGCCCGTGCCGATTTGGCAAAAGCGCGCGAAGCCCGTTTGGCTAAAGTTGGTAAGACCATGAAAATGGCTGGCTTTCGTCCAGGCAAAGTGCCAAAGAACCTCGTTGAAAAACAGCATGGTATGCAAGTGGACTTTGAACTCCAGTTTGATAAGGCTGCTGAACTCTTTTATGAGCAAGCCCAAAAAGAAGGCGTAGCTTTAGCGGGACAACCTCGCCTTGAGCCAAAGAGTGAGCTTGATGCTGAGAAGGTGGTCTTTGATGCCTTCTTTGAAGTATTGCCAGAAGTGAAAATTGGTGACTTTAGCGCTGCTGAAGTTACAAAGTACACAACAGAAATTGGTGAAGCAGAAATTGATCGTGCTTTAGATGTGTTGCGTAAGCAGCAAGTTCATTACCATCCACGTGGTGAGGCTGGTGCTCACGGTGATGGGGGTGCGGATACATCAGCACAAAACGGCGATCAAGTTGTTATCGACTTCGTTGGCAAAATCGATGGCGTTGAATTTGCTGGCGGCAAAGCTGAAAACTTTGAATACGTTTTAGGTGAAGGCCGTATGCTTCCTGAGTTTGAGGCTGCAACTTTAGGTCTTAAAGCGGGTGAGAGCAAGTCTTTCCCGTTAAGCTTTCCAGCTGATTACCATGGCAAGGATGTAGCAGGCAAGACTGCTGAGTTCACTATTACTGTTAAGTCTGTAAATTGGCCACATCTTCCTGTAGTTGATGATGCGTTTGCATTGTCATTGGGTGTTACTGAAGGCGGTGTTGCAAAAATGCGCGCTGAAGTAAAAGAAAATTTAGATCGTGAAGTGAAGCGTCGCATTACTTCATTGTTGAAAAATGATGTAATGGATAAGCTCAATGAATTATGTGAACTCGATGTTCCTAAATCATTGGTTGCTTCTGAGCAAGAACGTTTAGTTGAAACTGCTCGTCAAGATTTAATGCAGCGTGGCGTTCCAAATGCTAAAGATGCGCCTATTCCTGCGGAGATTTTTGCAGAACAAGCGACTAAGCGTGTTCGTCTTGGTTTGATCTTGAGTGAGTTGGTCAAAAAGCAAAACTTAGCTGCAACTGCGGATCAAATTAAAGCTGAAATTGATGAGCAAGCTGCTACCTACGAAGATCCAAAAGAAGTTGTTCGTTGGTTCTACAGCAATCCGAGTCGCTTAAAGGATATCGAAAATCTCGTTCTCGAAGATAACGTGATTAAATATTTCACATCCCAAGCTAAAGTAAGCGACAAGGCTGTGACATTTGAAGAGCTCAGCAAGCTAAACTAAGTCATCTATTTACCCATAAGAGGTTTCGAAATGATCTACAACCATTCTCAGTCTGAAAATCTAGAACCAAAAGGCTTGGGCTTGGTTCCAATGGTGATTGAAACCTCTGGCAGGGGTGAGCGTGCATACGATATCTACTCCAGATTATTGCGCGAGCGCGTTGTTTTCTTGGTTGGTGAAGTAAATGATCAAACAGCCAATTTAGTGATTGCTCAGCTATTGTTCCTTGAGAGTGAAAATCCAGATAAAGAAATTTCTCTGTATATCAACTCTCCTGGAGGGTCTGTTTCAGCAGGTTTAGCTATCTACGACACCATGCAATTTATTAAGCCGCACGTAAGTACTTTATGTATGGGCATGGCTGCCAGTATGGGTGCGTTCTTGTTGTGTGCTGGTGAAAATGGCAAGCGTTATGCATTGCCTAACTCACGCGTAATGATTCATCAACCTTTAGGTGGTGCTCGCGGCCAAGCTTCTGATATCGAGATCCAAGCACGTGAAATTTTGTATTTACGTGAACGTTTAAATAAAATTTTGGCAGACCGCACTGGTCAATCGATTGAAACCATTGCAAAGGATACAGATCGCGATAACTTTATGTCGGCAGAGCAAGCACGCGAGTATGGCTTGATCGATAAAGTGATTGAAAAGCGTCCTTAATTCTTATTAGATATTCATAGAGTTCATCTTGAGCGATACCAGCACAACAAATTCTTCAGAAAAAGTCCTGTATTGCTCTTTTTGCGGTAAGAGCCAGCATGAAGTTAAGAAATTAATTGCGGGTCCTTCAGTATTTATTTGTGATGAGTGCATCGATTTGTGTACTGACATCATTCAAGAAGAAATTTCTAAGCTTCCTAAAGAAGAGGGTGATGAATCTTTACCCACCCCTCACCAAATCCGTGAAAATTTGGATCAATATGTAATTGGTCAAGATCAAGCAAAGAAAACTTTGGCAGTGGCCGTTTACAACCATTACAAGCGTTTGCAATATTTGCCAAAGCCAAAAAAAGAGAAGTTAGATAAAGATGGGAAGCCTGTAGAAAGCGCAGACAAGAAAGAATCTAAACTTCCTGCTAAAGCCATGGTTGATGGCGTTGAATTGGCCAAGAGCAATATTTTATTAATTGGTCCAACAGGTTCCGGCAAAACATTGTTAGCGCAAACCTTAGCGCGTATGTTGGATGTGCCATTTGTTATGGCTGATGCAACTACCTTGACTGAGGCTGGATATGTTGGCGAGGATGTGGAAAACATTATTCAAAAGCTGTTGCAAGCTTGTGATTACAACGTAGAAAAAGCGCAGCGTGGCATTGTCTACATCGATGAGATCGATAAGATCTCTCGTAAGTCTGATAACCCATCGATTACACGGGATGTATCTGGTGAAGGTGTTCAACAGGCTTTATTGAAGTTGGTTGAAGGAACAATGGCCTCAGTACCACCACAAGGTGGACGTAAACATCCTAACCAAGACTTTTTGCAGGTTGATACAACCAATATCCTGTTTATTTGTGGTGGCGCATTTGATGGGCTTGAAAAAGTTATTCAGCAGCGTACTGCCAAGACTGGTATTGGCTTTAATGCAACCGTACCTGGAAAAGACGATCGCGGTGTAAGCGATCTTTTGATTGAGGTTGAGCCAGAGGATTTGATTAAGTTCGGCTTAATACCCGAGTTAATTGGCCGTTTACCAGTTGTTGCAACCTTGGCCCAGTTGGATGAAGAGGCATTAATTCAGATTTTGACGGAGCCCAAAAATGCTTTGGTTAAACAGTACCAGGCACTTCTCACAATGGAAGGGTCTGAACTAGAGGTGCGTCGGGAAGCACTGTCTGCCATCGCTAAGAAGGCAATTGCCCGTAAAACAGGCGCTCGTGGTCTTAGGTCTATTCTTGAGGGCTCCCTAATGGATGTGATGTACGACCTACCATCCATTAAAAATGTGCAAAAAGTAGTAATAGATGAAAGCAGCATTGCTGAGGGTGGCAAGCCACTATTGGTCTATAAACAGGATGACGAACAGGCTGAATTGAGCAAAAAAGCTTAATTTCCTAGGGTTTTCGCTATTTTTGGGGCATTTTTGCCCCTTTTTTGTCTTTTTACCCCTTGTTTTTCTATAAAGCCTACCCATATAGGTAGTATGCTACTCATGAATAATGTCTGTATTTAGTGTTTATTGATTTAATTTTCACTAATGAAGACTTTTTTGAGGTTTGTTTACTTTGGAGGATTTGCCCCATGCCTGGCCACTTATTACTACCCTCTGAACCTATTCAACTACCTTTGCTCCCTTTAAGGGACGTGGTTGTATTTCCCCATATGGTGATCCCATTGTTTGTGGGTCGCCCAAAATCTATTAAAGCCCTTGAGGCTGCTATGGAAACGGGTAAAAATGTGCTCTTAGTTGCCCAAAAAGCGGCTGCTAAAGATGAGCCTGTGATTGAAGACCTCTATGAGGTTGGTTGTATTGCCAACATACTGCAAATGCTTAAGCTTCCTGACGGCACCGTTAAGGTGCTTGTTGAGGGTGTGCAACGTGCAGAAGTTAGTCAAATTGAAGATAGCCTTGGCTACTTTAATTGTGAAGCTACGCCTACCGCAATTAATGTCATCGATGCTCATGAAACTGAAGCCCTGCGTCGTGCGATCATGGCTCAGTTTGATCAATATGTAAAACTGAACAAGAAAGTTCCTCAGGAGATTCTTGCTTCCTTGGGTGGTATAGATGATCCAAGTCGCTTAGCGGATACTATTTGCGCCCATCTGCCGGTCAAGCTAGAACAAAAGCAACGCCTGCTTGAAATGACGGATGTTGTTCAGCGTTTAGAGAGCCTGTTGGCGGATCTCGAAAGTGAGATTGACATACTGCAAGTTGAAAAGCGTATTCGTGGTCGCGTGAAGCGCCAAATGGAAAAGAGTCAGCGCGAGTACTACCTTAATGAACAGGTAAAGGCGATACAAAAGGAGTTAGGTGAAGGTGAAGAGGGTGCAGATCTCGAAGAGCTTGAGAAGCGCATCAAGGCTGCACGCATGCCTAAAGAGGCTTTGAAAAAAGCGGAATCAGAGCTCAAGAAACTGAAATTGATGTCTCCGATGTCCGCTGAAGCTACGGTCATTCGTAATTTTATAGATACCTTAGTCAATCTCCCTTGGAAGAAAAAGACCAAGATTAATAATGATCTCGCCAATGCTGAAAAAGTTTTAGATGAAGATCATTACGGTCTTGATAAGGTTAAAGAACGTATTTTGGAGTATCTCGCAGTTCAGCAACGTGTTGATCGTGTTAAGGCCCCGATACTTTGCTTGGTAGGCCCTCCGGGTGTTGGTAAAACCTCTTTAGGTCAATCCATTGCCCGCGCTACCAATAGAAAGTTTGTGCGCATGGCTTTGGGTGGCGTTCGTGATGAATCTGAAATTCGTGGCCATCGTAGAACCTATATTGGCTCTATGCCAGGCAAGATTCTGACTAGCCTTACAAAGGTTGGTGTACGCAATCCTTTATTCCTGCTTGATGAAGTCGACAAGATGGGGATGGACTTCCGCGGAGATCCTGCTAGTGCTTTGCTTGAGGTTTTAGATCCAGAACAAAATCATACTTTTCAGGATCATTATGTAGAGGTTGATTTTGATCTGTCGGACGTCATGTTCGTGGCAACTTCGAATTCTTTGAATATTCCTGGCCCATTGCTGGATCGTCTTGAGATTATTCGTTTGGCTGGCTATACAGAAGATGAAAAAACCAGCATTGCCGTGAACTATTTAATTCCGAAACAGATCAAAAATAATGGTCTAAAAAAGGATGAGTTAAAGATCGAAGACAGTGCCGTACGCAACATTATTCGCTACTACACACGCGAGGCTGGAGTTCGTTCATTAGAGCGTGAAATTAGCAAGATATGCCGTAAGGTTGTCAAACTCCTTCTATTGAAGAAAGAGGCGGCTCCTGTTGTGGTGAATGCGGATAACTTGGAGAAGTTCTTATCTGTTCGTATGTTCGACTTTGGTCTGGCTGGAAAAGAAAACCAAGTTGGTCAAGTGACAGGTTTGGCTTGGACTGAAGTCGGTGGTGATTTGCTTACTATCGAGGCGGCTGTAATGCCTGGTAAAGGCGTGATTACTCGCACTGGTTCAATCGGTGATGTAATGAAAGAATCGGTTGAGGCTGCGCGAACAGTTGTTCGATCAAGAGCAAAACGTCTTGGCATAATTGATGAGTCTTTTGAGAAGAAAGACATCCATATTCATTTCCCAGATGGCGCAACGCCAAAAGACGGCCCATCAGCCGGTATTGCCATAACAACCGCCTTGGTTTCTGTATTTACAGGAATACCAATTCGATCTGATGTAGCCATGACGGGTGAGATCACTCTGCGCGGTGAGGTTCTTCCTATTGGTGGGCTAAAAGAGAAGCTTTTAGCTGCTCATCGCGGCGGAATTAAGTTGGCCTTAATTCCTGAAGAAAATGTAAAGGATCTGATTGATATTCCTGATAACGTTAAAAACGCAATTGAGATTATTCCTGTACGCTGGATTGACAAGGTTTTGGAGTTGGCTTTAGAGCGAATGCCAGAAGCCTTGCCTGATCCAACGCCTGAAGAGCTTGCTAAGAAGGCAGCGGAAGCAAGCAAGGCAAGTGAAAAGGGTGCTTCGGCCGACATTCTTAAGCACTGAAATTAGAGCGATTTTCACTAAACCTATCCTGGCTGATAAGGTGGGTTTAGTGGATTTCTTACCCTAAACCCACGCTTAGGTTACAATCTCACCTGTAATATTTTGGGGCGCTTAGCTCAGTTGGTAGAGCGTCTGCCTTACACGCAGAATGTCGGGAGTTCGAGCCTCTCAGCGCCCACCAAATTATTATGATTTTTCTTTCTTATGCCTGCTCTGGCAATCCAATACCCCTCAGCTGTCTCACCCTAGTACACTCGTGGTATTGATAATTTTTACTAGCGAACTTTTACATGTTTGATACCGTCCGTAAGCATCAAAAAATATTGCAACTCATATTAATGTTGTTGATCGTCCCTTCATTTGCTTTCTTTGGGATATCCAGTTATTCGAGCTTTATGGACAAAGAGACTGATCTTGTTAAGGTGAGTGGCAAGCCGATTACCGCTCAAGAAGTTGACAATGCTGCAAAAAGACAAGCAGAACGCGTAGGGGGTAATTCACAACTTGCGCAAAGTGTTCAATTTAGACAAGCCATCTTGAATGAGTTGGTTCAGCAACGTATCGTTGGATTTGCTGTTAATAGTTTGCGTCTACAGGTGGGCAAAGAAGCTTTAATTAAAAGCTTGCAAAATATTCCGCAGATACGCGCACTCTACAAACCAGATGGTAGTTTTGACGACGCGCGTTTTAAGCAGCTCTTGGCCGGCAGTGGAATAAATGAAGAGCAGTTTTACGCTAGTCAAGCTTTTGATTTAAAAATCGGGCAACTGGTAAATTCAGTAGCCCGTACTGAAATTCCCGCTCCAAAATTATCTGACATTGTTTCAACCTTGTATGAAACTGAGCGCCAAGTTCAGATTCTCTCTTTTGATGCTAAAGATTATTTATCAAAGGTAAATCCATCACAAGAAGAACTTCAGGCTTTTTATACAGCCAATGCGAAACTGTTTGAAAGTCCAGAATACGTTGATGTTGAATACATTGTTTTAAAAGCTGATCCAAAAGAAGATGCAAAAGCATTTAGTGAAAAGGCAGATCAGTTCGCCAACATGACTTATGACCAGTCTGATAGCTTGAAGCCTGCTGCCGATAAGTTGAAATTGAGTGTTCAAACACAAAAGGGTTTAACTCGCTCTGGAGTAACTGGTGTAGCAAAGGATCACCCATTGGCTAACCCTAAAGTGGTGCAATCATTATTTGGTGATGAGGCGGTAAAGAATAAGCGCAATATCGAAGCCATTCAAACTTCTCCAGGTGTTTTTGTTTCGGCACGCGTAGTGACTTTTCATCCAGCTCAAACTTTGCCTTTTAATGAGGTGGCAGCGGAAGTAAAGCGTCAGGTCAGCCAACGTATGGCTGAGAAGCTGGCTGTTGCCGCCGCTGCTGAACGTTATTCCGCTCTAGAAAAGGATCCAAAAAATGCTACTGGCTTTGCTAGTCCCATATGGATTTCAAGAAACAAGCCAGGAAATTTAGTCGGCGGGGCGCTTGATAACGTGATGTCTGTCAACCCAGATAAATTTCCAGCAATTGTCTCAATTCCGAATCCTGGTGTGGGAACCACCTTGTATCGCGTAGACCAAGTTCGTCAGCCAACAGGTGTTGATGCAAAAGTACATAAAGCGCAGGCTCAACAAATTCAGGCGCTTGCTGCACAATCTGAATTTGCGGGCTTTATGGCCTACTGGCGTGATGTTGCGGGCGTAAAGGTGATAAACCCTCTTAAAACTGCGTCATCAGGCGCAGGAAGTTAATAACTTAATCGCTTACTTGCTTTTGAGAATTTTTTGAAATGGGGCCATAGCGCCCCATACGTTTTTAAAAAGGATGTCTTGCGCTTTCTCATTTGGGTGCATTCGATCTGCCTGAAATAAATTCCCATCGGCGGCAACGCCATTTAGAAAGAAAGGCAAGAGATCTATTTGCTCTTGGCGAGCTATCTTAGGGTATAAATCTCGAAATTGCTGAGTGTATTCCTGACCGTAATTGGGTGGAATTTGCATACCAAACAAAAGCACTTTAGCCCCAGATTTTTTGCTCATTTGAACCATCTGACGTAAATTTATTTCTGATTCTTGAATGGATAGTCCACGCAATGCATCATTAGCACCAAGCTCCAAAAGAACAATACCTGGCTTCTTTTGATCTAATAGCTTAGGCAAGCGAGTAAGTCCTCCAGCGCTGGTTTCGCCGCTAATGCTGGCATTAAATACATTCCATGGACTGCCTTGTTTTTGCAGTTCGTTTTCTAGCAGTTTGACCCACCCAGATCCCCTTACTAATCCATATTCTGCCGACAGGCTATCGCCCATCACGAGAATGGTGGTATTGGTTTGAGCATTGGTAGCAAATGAAATAAACAGGCAAAATAGGGTGATTGCAAGGTTTGTAATTGCAATTTTCTTGTTGAAGAAGTTCAACCCCATTTTTTGATTCATATATGAGTATTCCAGCTAAAGTAGTAAGCGTAAATCATCTAGGCAAGCAAGTTGTATCGAGTGATGGAATGCTGACCATTTTGCACGACATTAACTTTGATGTCTTTGCTGGGGAGAGTGTCGCTATTACAGGCGCATCTGGATCGGGTAAAAGCACTTTGCTTGGGTTGTTAGCTGGGCTGGACTCTCCGACTTCAGGAAGCGTTGAGTTGGTTTCCCAAAATCTCAATCAATTAGATGAGGATGGTCGGGCGAAATTAAGGGGTCAAAAGGTAGGGTTCGTATTTCAATCTTTTCAATTGCTTTCCCATTTGACAGCGCTTGAGAATGTAATGCTCCCAGCAGAGCTCAATGGCCTAGAAATGGCCAAGGAAAATGCGCTAATCTGCTTAGAGCAGGTGGGATTGAGTGAGCGAGCCAATCATTTTCCTAAAACCCTATCTGGTGGAGAGCAACAACGCGTGGCCCTTGCAAGAGCTTTCATAATGAAGCCTGCGATTCTGTTTGCTGATGAGCCCACTGGTAGCCTAGACGAAACAAGTGGAAATAGGGTGATTGAACTCCTTTTTGACTTAAATCGGGCTAATCAGTCGACCTTAATTCTGGTTACCCATGATCAGGCCTTGGCGGAGCGGTGCCAACGCCAATTACATCTTCAGGGCGGGCATTTGGTATAGGCAAAACCTTATAATCTAGGGATGTCTTTTTATCACTTTTTGCCTGGCGCAGATGCGCTTTCCCCCTTCCGCCAACAGCGACTTCTTGCTAATTTAGCTGCTCAAGGGGTTGTTCTTGAGTCTATCGAAGGTCAATACCTTCATTTCATATGGTCAAGGGCTGAACTGAGCCCCCAAAACCAAGAGGTCTTGGCAAGTCTTCTAACCTACGGACAGCCTTTTGCTTCAAAAATTCACCCTGGCAAGTCCTGGTTTGGTGGTAGCAAGTCGGAACATCAGGGTGCGATAGTTATTCCGAGGTTTGGAACTGTATCTCCATGGGCCAGTAAGGCTACTGATATTGCTCGTCAATGCGGATTGGATGTGTTGCGTCTTGAACGTGGTGTCCAGTTTTCTTGGAAGAGCAAAAAGGATCTCACTGCAGAGCAGAAACAATTAGTTTTGGCTGCAGTACACGACAGAATGACTGAGGCCGTAATTGATTCAACGGATGCGGCTAATGCTTTATATCAAACATTGGAAGATAAGCCATTAGCTCGTATTCCTGTGATGTCAGAAGGAAGAGCAGCGCTCGATAAGGCCAACCTTGAATTGGGTCTTGCTTTATCTGATGATGAAGTTACATATCTTGTAGAAAACTTTACACGACTTCAGCGCAATCCATCAGATGTTGAGCTAATTATGTTTGCTCAAGCAAATAGCGAACATTGTCGTCACAAGATATTCAATTCTAGTTGGACTATTGATGGTGATGATCAAGAGCGATCATTATTTGCCATGATTCGTAATACGCATCAACTTCAACCAAAGGGCACTATAGTTGCCTACTCAGATAACTCAGCTGTGATGATTGGATGTGAAGCGGAGACTTGGGTTCCGCAGGGTGCAGATCACCGCTATGAAAAAGATACTCGCTTAGTTCACACCTTAATGAAGGTGGAGACACATAACCACCCAACCGCTATTGCTCCATTTCCAGGAGCATCTACTGGAGCTGGTGGTGAAATTCGTGATGAGGGTGCAACCGGAGTGGGTGGTCGACCTAAAGCGGGTCTTACTGGCTTTTCGGTATCTAATTTGAATATTCCAGGCACAGATCTTCCTTGGGAAACTGAAAGATACGGCAAACCAGAGCGCATTGCGACACCATTGCAAATCATGATCGAGGGTCCGCTTGGTGGCGCTGCTTTCAATAATGAGTTTGGTAGACCCATTCTTGGTGGATATTTCCGAGTCTTTGAGCAGACCTTGGATGGCACTCGACGTGGTTACCACAAGCCCATCATGATTGCAGGCGGAATTGGCAGTATTGATTCCATTCATACCGAGAAAAAAGCTATACAGGCAGGGCATTTGTTGATTCAACTAGGTGGTCCGGGTATGCGTATTGGTATGGGTGGCGCAACAGGAAGTTCTGTTGCAACAGGCACCAATACAGCAGATCTTGATTTCGATTCTGTGCAGCGTGGCAATCCAGAAATGGAACGAAGGGCGCAAGAAGTCATTAATGCCTGCCGTGCGCTAGGTGAAAATAATCCGATCGTATCAATCCATGATGTGGGAGCGGGTGGTTTATCAAACGCATTTCCTGAGCTCGCCGATGGCGCGGGTCTTGGTGCAGCATTCAAACTTCGCAGTGTTCCGCTCGAAGAGAGTGGCATGAGTCCTGCAGAAATCTGGTGCAATGAATCGCAAGAGCGTTATGTTTTAGCGATTGATGCAAAAGACCTGGATTTATTTAAATCTTTCTGCGAGCGTGAACGTTGCCCATTTGCAGTTGTTGGGCAAGCTACTGCAGAACGCCAATTAAAGTTGAGTGACACCAAACAAGCCGCCGATACCGATGCAGCATTACCCATTGATATGCCGATGGAAGTCTTGCTTGGCAAGCCTCCAAAGATGCATCGTAATGTTCAGCGTGTATCTCAAGAGTTTAAGGAGTTAGATGTTACTGATGTTGACCTAGCGCAGTCAATTGCCTGGGTATTGCAGCAGCCTACTGTTGCTAGTAAGTCATTCTTAATTACGATTGGCGATCGAACCGTTGGCGGCCTTAACGCACGTGATCAGTTTGTTGGTCCTTGGCAAGTGCCTGTGGCTGACTGTGCAGTCACGATGATGGATTACAAAGGCTATCGTGGTGAGGCGATGTCGATGGGGGAGAGAACCCCATTGGCGGTTATTGATGCACCTGCAGCGGCACGAATGGCAGTGGGTGAAGCTATTACCAATTTATTAGCTGCGGACATTATCGGACTTGATGGAATAAAACTTTCTGCAAACTGGATGGCTGCTTGCGGTGCTCCTGGAGAAGATGCGAAGTTATATGACTCGGTAAAAGCAGTGGGTATGGAGTTGTGCCCAGCACTCGGAATCTCTATTCCCGTTGGAAAAGATTCGCTTTCGATGGCTACAACTTGGCAAGATGGTGGCGAAACCAAAAAAGTGGTGGCACCCGTTTCTTTGATTATTTCTGCATTTGCTTCAGTGCAAGATGTTCGCAAAACGCTGACCCCACTACTTCAATTAAAGGATCAAGCTGGATCTTCGCTTGATACTGAGCTCATCCTCATTGATTTAGGTCGCGGCAAAAATCGTATGGCCGGAAGTATCTTGGCACAGGTCTTAGATCAATCAGGCAAAACAGCGCCAAACATTGATAACCCAGAAGACCTTAAAGCATTTGCTAGTGCAATTATTCAT
Encoded here:
- the purL gene encoding phosphoribosylformylglycinamidine synthase, producing MSFYHFLPGADALSPFRQQRLLANLAAQGVVLESIEGQYLHFIWSRAELSPQNQEVLASLLTYGQPFASKIHPGKSWFGGSKSEHQGAIVIPRFGTVSPWASKATDIARQCGLDVLRLERGVQFSWKSKKDLTAEQKQLVLAAVHDRMTEAVIDSTDAANALYQTLEDKPLARIPVMSEGRAALDKANLELGLALSDDEVTYLVENFTRLQRNPSDVELIMFAQANSEHCRHKIFNSSWTIDGDDQERSLFAMIRNTHQLQPKGTIVAYSDNSAVMIGCEAETWVPQGADHRYEKDTRLVHTLMKVETHNHPTAIAPFPGASTGAGGEIRDEGATGVGGRPKAGLTGFSVSNLNIPGTDLPWETERYGKPERIATPLQIMIEGPLGGAAFNNEFGRPILGGYFRVFEQTLDGTRRGYHKPIMIAGGIGSIDSIHTEKKAIQAGHLLIQLGGPGMRIGMGGATGSSVATGTNTADLDFDSVQRGNPEMERRAQEVINACRALGENNPIVSIHDVGAGGLSNAFPELADGAGLGAAFKLRSVPLEESGMSPAEIWCNESQERYVLAIDAKDLDLFKSFCERERCPFAVVGQATAERQLKLSDTKQAADTDAALPIDMPMEVLLGKPPKMHRNVQRVSQEFKELDVTDVDLAQSIAWVLQQPTVASKSFLITIGDRTVGGLNARDQFVGPWQVPVADCAVTMMDYKGYRGEAMSMGERTPLAVIDAPAAARMAVGEAITNLLAADIIGLDGIKLSANWMAACGAPGEDAKLYDSVKAVGMELCPALGISIPVGKDSLSMATTWQDGGETKKVVAPVSLIISAFASVQDVRKTLTPLLQLKDQAGSSLDTELILIDLGRGKNRMAGSILAQVLDQSGKTAPNIDNPEDLKAFASAIIHLRKEGKLLAYHDRSDGGLLACIAEMAFASHCGISMNVDMIAMDVDQEPDYGDAKNWAQQISGRRHEQTMRALFNEELGAVIQVRKEDRDSVFAVLRTFGLSACSHVIGKPNTNGRIEIWRDAKNIFAEPREVLQKMWTNTSYQIARLRDNPACADSEFSLLDNISDPGMTPKLTFDVAEDISAPYIAKNVRPKVAILREQGVNSHVEMAYAVNWAGFDSYDVHMSDLLSGKAKLDDFRGLIACGGFSYGDVLGAGEGWAKTILFNQQLRDQFSTFFNRQDSFALGVCNGCQMMSNLSGIIPGAEAWPKFTRNQSEQYEARLVMAEVMSSPSIFTQGMEGSQIPIAIAHGEGYANFNQQGNLEQIQQQGLAAFRFVDHQGNPTEVYPMNPNGSPSGLTGVTTPDGRFMVMMPHPERVFRAAQMSWCPPEWLNIPDGASPWLRLFRNARRWAN